In the Synechococcus sp. MU1643 genome, CGGCACACACCAGCTGTCGTTGGTGCAGTCAGTTCTCTCTCCCAGTCCAGGTATCCAACACCTCCCAGCCTTTCTCCATCGCTGGGCCGATGATCTCTCGTGTGTACTCGGCGTAGTTCCGGACGTAAGAGGCACCAACTGCCTTACCTACCCGGTGTCCAAGGATCCGCTCACTGACCTCAGTGGTCACACCCGCCTGGGCTAATGCTGTTCGGGTCCCGCTTCGGAGTGAGTGGAGGGTGATGCGTGGCGTGATCCTCTTCACCAACTTGTAGAGGGTTGTCCTGCCTGGTTGTTTGGGTAGGTCTGTTCCCGCCCACTCAGGGAGCAACACCTCGCGGATGCTGTCGGGGTTCTTGACCTGACACCCATGTGATCGGTCGATGCGCAGCCACCTCCCATCGAGGTGAGCTTGCTTTCGTTGGCAGAGCTCGTTCTCCCTCAAGCCCGTGTAGAGCAACACCCGGAGCCACCAGTTACCGGTGTCCCAGATGAGCCTGCACTCCTCAGGTGTTGGTGTCGGGTGTGGTTCACCTGGTGCTGCTGAGACCTCGACCCTGTCCCACACGTTGGCGGTCAGGTAGCCCTGCTTCATCAGGCTCTGGGCAATAGCCCGGCACATGCCGTGTCTTTGGGAGATCGTGCTGGCGGCTAGGCCCTGATCCTTCAGCGTGCGGACATATCTCTGCACGTCTGCAACGGTGACCAGTGCCGGCGCTACATGAGAGATGGGCTTGATGGCTAGGGCTTGGCTGGATGCCTTGGTCTTCGCCGTCATTGGCCTGCCCCTCTTGTCACCTATCCGTTCGTTGTGGATGGCCGCTGCCTGTTGCCAGGTCATCACCTCCTCAAGCTCACCAGGTCCGAAGAGGTCCTCGCCTGTGACCTCCCGCTCCTTGCCGGTGGCTGGGTCGAGTTCGTAGCCGATCTGGGTGGTTGGGATGAATGCTCCCTTGATTCCATTGGCTTTGTCTTTGAGCCGTTGGTAGGCAGCAGGCCACAACCTCAACGCCTTGGCGTGGTCTCTGGTCTGAAGCGATTCCCTGTAGGTCTTGCCATTGTTGGACCGGTACACCGCAAACCACAGGCCCTCTGGCCCATGCACCTGCCTTGGTCCTACTACTCGTCTGCCCATAGGGACTCGGATAGGGACACATTTAGGGACACATGCAATGGTGCCAAACCTGTTGCAGCAACGCAACTCAGCCCTTTTCAATCAATGGGTTTTTTCAACTGACGCAATGCACCGTTCCCTAGCCACGGCTGGAATTCTGAGCCCTTGCCCGGTCCCCAGCGTGAGCTGGGCCGAGATCATCACCTTGACCCTGCCCAACGGCGACAGCCTGCACGGGGAATTGATTGAGCGAAATCCAAACAACGGGACCACAGTTCTGGACCATCCCCAGCTGGGACGGGTGGAAATCACCGCAGAGCAACTCAATCCAGCCACGACCAAGCCCCTTTGGGCCAGCTCGGTCTCCGCCGGTGTGATCGGCAATGAAAAGGATGGCGACAACTCCCTGTCGGTCAGCTTCACGGGAAAAACGCGCTACAAGGACGAACAACAGAAGCTGTCGTTGAGCGACAGTTTTCACTCAAGCAAGTCGAAAGATTCAGAAGAACCACCCTCCATCGATACGGAGAAAGGATCTGCGGAACTCCGCTACGACAAGCCGATCGGCTCCAACCCCGATCTGTTTGCTCTGAGCAGTTACCAATACGACGGCACCAATGATTCCGGGGTGAATACCATTCTGGGGAACATCGGTGTGGCATTCCCGCTGTTGAAGTCAGAAACAACTGAACTCACCATCTCCATTGGTCCGTCGTTGCTATGGAGCGGGGGAGGCATCACCTATTCCAGCGACACGTTTTGCAGCAACAGCCATGGCGGCGCAACGCTGACGGCGGATCTCAGCTGGAAACCATGGCATTAGCTCCAGTTCGGGCTTTAAAACCAGTTCACTACGGTCTCGAATGAGGTTCAACCGGCCAACACCCTCACCGCTGAGGTGCGCTACCACCCCGCAAAGAACAGCAAGTTGTTCACAACATTGCGAGTGCAATCGATTTACCAAAGCATGAACACACCCGAGTTGAACAACACCATCACCGCTCAGGTGGGCGCCGACTTCTCATGACAACACCCATGCTTCACCCCCCGCTGGATGCAGAGCAGATCCGTGCCCTGTTCACCAAGCCTTACGGCAAGCCAGGCCCCACAGCTGCTCAATGGAAGGCGGTCTACGCCAACGACGTGCATTTCACCGATCCAACCCAGGAGCGGCAGGGAATTGACGCTTACATCCTTGCCCAGGATGGTCTGATGCAGCGCTGTGATGACGTTTTCCTGGAAACAGAATCGGTGGTGGTGAATGGTGAGACAGCCTTTGTTGAATGGCGCATGGGCCTCAAAATCAAAGGAATTGAATTCATCTACCCCGGCGCAACCCGGCTCAGCTTCAATCCAGATGGAAAGATCGGGGACCACCGTGATTATTTTGATTTTGTCGGCCCCACGTTCGCTCCGGTGCCCGTGATTGGTGGACTGGTGCGGTGGCTCTACAAACGGTTCGTTGCCTGAACCACGGCCACAGGGCCATCTCTTGATCGGCCCACCGGGCAGCGGAAAGTCCACACTTGCCGCGAACCTCGCTCCACTTCTCCCTGCACGGGTGATCGCCAATGATTCTCTGAGGGAACAGCTATGGGGAGACCCGAAGGTCTAGGGGGCTTGGTCTGAATTGGAGCCCCATCTCCATGGAGCCATCGACAGCGCCGTCGCTGATGGCATCAACGTGATTGTGGATGCGACCTATGCGCAACTCAACTGGCGCCAACGGTTGATGCGCCGAACCCTGGGGGCGCGACACATTCAATGGACCGGCTGGTGGCTGCAGACACCTTTGGATCAGTGCCTGGCCTGGAACCGATCCCGCCAACGTTCCGTTCCAGAGGCCATGATTCATGCAATGCACTGCAGGCTGAGCAGCCCCCCTGACAGGCCAGAACTCAGCGAAGGATTCACAAGTTTGATCCGCCTCAATCCCGCCGGCTCACGCCTCAACGAACAGATCCACCGTGCGATCCAAACCATCCTTACATCGGTCGCCATGAAGAAAGGTGAGCAGGTCATGCACCCCCTGTGGAGTCCCATCAACGTGATTCCAACCGCATCCGTGTCATGAAGCTTGGCGAGCTCTTTCTCGAAGCCATGTCCACCGGCGTGATCACCAACGGAGAGATGGCGTGGGTAACCGCCCGGCAAGATCAATTTTCACGAACTGAGGAAGCTGTTGCGCAACGGCTCGGCCGTTTGATCGATGAAGGCACGATTCAGCTGGGTTGTCGCATGCCCGTGGCCTGATTGATGGCAGGGCTCTGATGACGCGCATGTCCTGCCGCTACACCGGCGATCTGCACTGTTAAGCCGAACATGGGCCCTCAGGTGTGTCGTTGAGCACCGATGCTCCGCCCGATCATGACGGTCGGGGGGAAACCTTTTCACCAACAGATTTGTTGGCCACCGCCCTGGGCACTTGCATCTTGACCGTGATGGGAATCACGGCCAAACGCCGGAACTGGTCTGTCACCGGCGCAGAAGCATCTGTCGAGAAGATCATGACCCAAACAGGGGCCCGCAAGATCGAAACACTTCGGGTGTGGATCACCCTGCCCCAAGGCTTATCGGAGGACCAAATTCAGTTGTTCAGGCGTGTTGCGAAGACTGCCCGGTGAAACGCAATTTGGAGTCATCCATGACGATTGATTTGATCTGGTGCTGATCATCAGCCTTTCTCGCAGGGCGGATTTAAAGCAGAAAGAAGTAGAACAATAAGAGGAAGCACGATGAGACTTCACTTCATACCATTTTGTGTCTTCCGAGAAACCCCCTCGGTGACATTCTTTGATGCTGGAGTTCTTGGAAGCAATGGCACCGACGTGGTCCCACACCATGGCGCCGCTACGTCACCCACGAACCAAGACGGTTCAGAGCAGTACTACCTACGTGCACCGTCATCAGGTAGACAACAACCTTGTACTTGAAGTTTCTCGAACCTTCAAGTTGCTCAATCCGGCTTGGGATCACCCACATCACATCATTCATTTAATCCGAGCGATGGGCGCTCTCCAAATCCCTATCGGCACCTATCACCGCTCCGTGTCCAGCGAAGAAGGAAGCCAGGTTCTGAACCAGTCCATGCGTGATCAGGGATTTGATTACAGAACGGAATTCATCCCCGTAAGGCTTGAAGAACTAGAGCATCTCCTAAAGGCACAAGCAACAATTCCGTGGATATGGAGCTGGAAAGATGG is a window encoding:
- a CDS encoding DUF481 domain-containing protein, which translates into the protein MHRSLATAGILSPCPVPSVSWAEIITLTLPNGDSLHGELIERNPNNGTTVLDHPQLGRVEITAEQLNPATTKPLWASSVSAGVIGNEKDGDNSLSVSFTGKTRYKDEQQKLSLSDSFHSSKSKDSEEPPSIDTEKGSAELRYDKPIGSNPDLFALSSYQYDGTNDSGVNTILGNIGVAFPLLKSETTELTISIGPSLLWSGGGITYSSDTFCSNSHGGATLTADLSWKPWH
- a CDS encoding nuclear transport factor 2 family protein translates to MLHPPLDAEQIRALFTKPYGKPGPTAAQWKAVYANDVHFTDPTQERQGIDAYILAQDGLMQRCDDVFLETESVVVNGETAFVEWRMGLKIKGIEFIYPGATRLSFNPDGKIGDHRDYFDFVGPTFAPVPVIGGLVRWLYKRFVA
- a CDS encoding OsmC family protein yields the protein MATALGTCILTVMGITAKRRNWSVTGAEASVEKIMTQTGARKIETLRVWITLPQGLSEDQIQLFRRVAKTAR